The Streptomyces sp. NBC_01255 genome window below encodes:
- the ggt gene encoding gamma-glutamyltransferase — protein sequence MRRSAARKVSVVAVAATVLSMGAAAPPAAPPGAPPAPVKEPVAVGYGGAVASVDADASAAGIEVLRKGGNAVDAAVAVAAALGVTEPYSAGIGGGGYFVYYDAKSRTVHTVDGRETAPRSADTNLFTENGKPIPFEEGMTSGLGVGTPGTPATWKTALDAWGSKRLSTLLAPAERLAREGFTVDPTFRAQTAANEARFRDFPDTAALFLPDGQLPVVGSVFKNPDLARTYETLGRQGIGALYRGPLARDIVDTVRTPPVREGATRTVRPGDLTERDLAAYRTESRRPTKIAYRGLDVYGMAPSSSGGTSVGEALNILEGTDLAAATPAGYLHRFIESSRIAFADRGRWVGDPAFESVPTRELLSQRYADSRACLIRDEAVLTSPLAPGDPRDPAPCASGGIAAPTTYEGENTTHLTAADKWGNVVAYTLTIESTGGSGITVPGRGFLLNNELTDFSFAPANPAVHDPNLPGPGKRPRSSISPTIVLDRHDRPVLALGSPGGATIITTVLQTLTGVVDRGLPLVDAIAAPRASQRNQATTELEPGLWNSPLRAELEGIGHGFRQNPEIGAATGVQRLPDGRWVAAAETVRRGGGSAMVVRPTGR from the coding sequence ATGCGTCGATCCGCCGCCCGGAAGGTCTCCGTTGTCGCTGTTGCGGCGACGGTCCTCTCGATGGGCGCCGCCGCGCCGCCCGCGGCCCCTCCCGGTGCCCCGCCGGCGCCGGTCAAGGAGCCCGTCGCCGTCGGCTACGGCGGAGCGGTCGCCAGCGTCGACGCCGACGCCTCGGCCGCCGGCATCGAGGTGCTCCGCAAGGGCGGCAACGCCGTGGACGCGGCCGTCGCCGTCGCGGCGGCCCTCGGCGTCACCGAGCCCTACTCCGCCGGGATCGGGGGCGGCGGGTACTTCGTGTACTACGACGCCAAGAGCCGTACGGTCCACACCGTCGACGGCCGGGAGACCGCACCGCGCTCCGCCGACACGAACCTCTTCACGGAGAACGGCAAGCCGATCCCCTTCGAGGAGGGCATGACCAGCGGCCTCGGCGTCGGCACCCCCGGCACCCCGGCGACCTGGAAGACCGCCCTCGACGCCTGGGGCAGCAAGCGCCTCTCCACCCTCCTCGCGCCCGCCGAGCGGCTCGCCCGCGAGGGCTTCACCGTGGACCCCACCTTCCGGGCCCAGACCGCCGCCAACGAGGCCAGGTTCCGCGACTTCCCGGACACCGCCGCGCTCTTCCTGCCCGACGGCCAACTGCCGGTGGTCGGCTCGGTGTTCAAGAACCCTGACCTGGCCCGTACGTACGAGACGCTCGGCCGTCAGGGCATCGGCGCCCTCTACCGGGGCCCGCTCGCCCGGGACATCGTCGACACCGTCCGCACGCCCCCCGTCCGCGAGGGCGCCACCCGGACCGTCCGCCCCGGCGATCTGACGGAGCGTGATCTCGCCGCGTACCGCACCGAGTCCCGCAGGCCCACGAAGATCGCGTACCGCGGACTCGACGTGTACGGCATGGCCCCGTCCTCCTCCGGCGGCACGAGCGTCGGCGAGGCGCTCAACATCCTGGAGGGCACCGACCTCGCCGCCGCCACCCCGGCCGGCTATCTGCACCGGTTCATCGAGTCGAGCCGGATCGCCTTCGCCGACCGGGGCCGCTGGGTCGGCGACCCCGCCTTCGAGTCCGTGCCGACCCGCGAGCTGCTCTCCCAGCGGTACGCCGACTCCCGCGCCTGCCTGATCCGCGACGAAGCCGTCCTGACCAGCCCGCTCGCGCCCGGCGACCCCCGCGACCCGGCGCCCTGCGCGAGCGGCGGGATCGCGGCCCCGACCACGTACGAGGGCGAGAACACCACCCATCTGACGGCCGCCGACAAGTGGGGCAACGTCGTCGCCTACACCCTGACCATCGAGTCCACCGGCGGCAGCGGCATCACCGTGCCCGGCCGGGGCTTCCTGCTCAACAACGAGCTCACCGACTTCTCCTTCGCCCCCGCGAACCCGGCCGTGCACGACCCGAACCTGCCCGGCCCCGGCAAGCGACCGCGCTCCTCGATCTCCCCGACGATCGTCCTCGACCGGCACGACCGGCCCGTCCTCGCCCTCGGCTCACCGGGCGGCGCGACCATCATCACGACGGTCCTCCAGACCCTCACCGGGGTCGTCGACCGGGGTCTGCCGCTCGTCGACGCGATCGCCGCGCCCCGCGCCAGCCAGCGCAACCAGGCCACCACCGAACTCGAACCCGGTCTGTGGAACAGCCCGCTGAGGGCGGAGCTGGAAGGGATCGGGCATGGCTTCCGGCAGAACCCGGAGATCGGCGCGGCGACGGGCGTGCAGCGCCTGCCCGACGGCCGCTGGGTGGCCGCCGCCGAGACGGTCCGCAGGGGCGGCGGCTCGGCGATGGTCGTCCGGCCGACGGGCCGGTAG
- a CDS encoding winged helix-turn-helix transcriptional regulator, which produces MPDQPFPAAPLDSARFDDPDCAGSPAQPFRVGDKWTGMVLRCLEDGTPRRFTELRVPLHWITPKVLTETLRSMERNGFVTRTVHDENPPRVEYALTPLGRSLIGPLDTACDWARAHAPAITEARASYEQASPVA; this is translated from the coding sequence ATGCCTGATCAGCCCTTCCCCGCCGCGCCGTTGGACTCCGCCCGCTTCGACGACCCCGACTGCGCCGGCAGCCCGGCCCAGCCCTTCCGCGTCGGCGACAAGTGGACCGGCATGGTGCTGCGCTGCCTGGAGGACGGCACGCCCCGCCGCTTCACCGAACTGCGCGTGCCCCTGCACTGGATCACCCCCAAGGTCCTCACCGAGACCCTCCGCTCCATGGAGCGGAACGGCTTCGTCACCCGGACCGTCCACGACGAGAACCCGCCCCGCGTCGAGTACGCCCTCACGCCCCTCGGGCGCTCGCTCATCGGACCGCTCGACACGGCCTGCGACTGGGCCCGCGCCCACGCCCCCGCCATCACCGAGGCCCGCGCCTCGTACGAGCAGGCCAGCCCGGTGGCGTAG
- a CDS encoding amino acid ABC transporter permease, whose protein sequence is MDVLTDNFALYGEGFLGTVELTVYASALALVLGFVMASFRVAPVGSFRVFGTVWVTVLRNTPLTLLFFAVMLGLPRFGLVLPFEVFAVLALGCYTSAFICEVLRSGINTVPRGQGEAARSLGMTFTQTLGAVVLPQAFRTVIPPIGSTLIALAKNSAIAGAFSVTELLGTYKTLSELGYNIVWTFVWIAVGYLIITLTISAIFHVLEKRWGVAR, encoded by the coding sequence ATGGACGTCCTGACCGACAACTTCGCGCTCTACGGCGAGGGTTTCCTCGGTACCGTCGAACTGACCGTCTACGCCTCGGCGTTGGCCCTCGTCCTGGGCTTCGTCATGGCCTCCTTCCGGGTCGCGCCCGTGGGCTCCTTCCGGGTCTTCGGCACGGTCTGGGTCACGGTCCTGCGCAACACCCCGCTGACTCTGCTCTTCTTCGCGGTCATGCTGGGCCTGCCGCGCTTCGGACTCGTCCTGCCCTTCGAGGTGTTCGCGGTCCTCGCGCTCGGCTGCTACACCTCCGCCTTCATCTGCGAGGTCCTGCGCTCCGGCATCAACACCGTGCCGCGCGGCCAGGGCGAGGCGGCCCGCAGCCTGGGCATGACCTTCACGCAGACGCTCGGGGCGGTGGTCCTGCCGCAGGCCTTCCGCACGGTCATCCCGCCCATCGGCTCCACCCTGATCGCCCTCGCCAAGAACTCGGCGATCGCCGGTGCCTTCAGCGTCACCGAACTCCTCGGCACCTACAAGACGTTGAGCGAGCTCGGCTACAACATCGTCTGGACGTTCGTCTGGATCGCCGTCGGATACCTGATCATCACCCTCACCATCAGCGCGATCTTCCACGTCCTGGAGAAGCGCTGGGGAGTCGCCCGATGA
- a CDS encoding amino acid ABC transporter permease: MTESTALYDIPGPHARRRHLLYGLASTVVILALAGWFLYLLFDTEQFTSTKWSPFLYEGIQELLLEGLGNTLKAFAYASVLSLALGGVLAAGRLSEHRVFRWTSTLLVEFFRAMPVLVMIFFIFVALKVQPLPALVAGLTLYNGSVLAEVFRTGIHSVERGQGEAAYALGMRKTQVMTYVLAPQAFRAMLPAIISQLVVALKDTSLGFLITYEEFLHAGKLIASNLDYDLPFIPVVLVISPIYIGMCMLLSWFATWVARRERRSPKTKAVDVAPADPGTLLPGAQ, from the coding sequence ATGACCGAGTCCACCGCCCTCTACGACATCCCCGGGCCGCACGCCCGGCGGCGTCACCTCCTCTACGGCCTCGCGTCCACCGTCGTGATCCTCGCCCTGGCCGGCTGGTTCCTCTATCTCCTCTTCGACACCGAGCAGTTCACCTCCACCAAGTGGTCGCCCTTCCTCTACGAGGGCATCCAGGAGCTGCTGCTCGAAGGCCTCGGCAACACCCTCAAGGCCTTCGCGTACGCCTCGGTCCTGTCACTCGCGCTCGGTGGGGTCCTCGCCGCCGGGCGGCTCTCCGAGCACCGCGTGTTCCGGTGGACCTCGACCCTGCTCGTCGAGTTCTTCCGCGCGATGCCCGTCCTCGTGATGATCTTCTTCATCTTCGTGGCGCTCAAGGTGCAGCCGCTGCCCGCGCTCGTCGCCGGACTCACCCTCTACAACGGCTCGGTGCTCGCCGAGGTCTTCCGCACCGGCATCCACTCCGTCGAACGCGGCCAGGGCGAGGCCGCGTACGCGCTCGGCATGCGCAAGACGCAGGTCATGACCTACGTCCTCGCCCCGCAGGCGTTCAGGGCGATGCTGCCGGCCATCATCAGCCAGCTCGTGGTGGCCCTCAAGGACACCTCGCTCGGCTTCCTCATCACCTACGAGGAGTTCCTGCACGCGGGCAAACTGATCGCGTCGAACCTCGACTACGACCTGCCGTTCATCCCCGTCGTGCTGGTCATCTCACCGATCTACATCGGGATGTGCATGCTGCTCTCCTGGTTCGCCACCTGGGTGGCCCGCCGAGAGCGCCGCAGCCCGAAGACGAAGGCCGTGGACGTCGCGCCGGCCGACCCCGGGACGCTGCTGCCGGGAGCGCAGTAG
- a CDS encoding NAD(P)-dependent oxidoreductase, whose product MDIENDISKSNSDSNGLRIAVFGAGGRVGRAAVAEAVTRGHRVTAVVRDPAAHRDLEGAGVTLVRGDATDAASVAAVAAGHDAALHAAARLDLPSEEYFTAAAKALVAGLAEAGVRRLLTLGIATTLETEPGVRLMDAPGFPAAWRAIAQGHVAEFELLTAEAGPELDWLMVVPPLDLNAEAERTGGYRTAVGTVVEGPGRVGHADLALALLDEIERPRHSRVQLAVSV is encoded by the coding sequence ATGGACATCGAGAACGACATCAGCAAGAGCAACAGCGACAGCAACGGACTGCGCATCGCGGTCTTCGGCGCCGGCGGGCGCGTCGGCCGGGCGGCCGTGGCCGAGGCGGTGACCCGGGGCCACCGGGTGACGGCCGTGGTCCGCGACCCGGCCGCGCATCGCGACCTGGAGGGCGCGGGAGTCACGCTCGTCCGGGGAGACGCGACGGACGCGGCCTCCGTGGCGGCGGTCGCGGCCGGCCACGACGCGGCGCTCCACGCGGCGGCCCGCCTGGACCTGCCCTCGGAGGAGTACTTCACCGCGGCGGCAAAGGCGCTCGTCGCGGGCCTCGCGGAGGCGGGGGTGCGGCGGCTGCTCACCCTCGGGATCGCGACGACGCTGGAGACGGAGCCGGGGGTGCGGCTCATGGACGCGCCCGGGTTCCCGGCGGCGTGGCGCGCCATCGCCCAGGGCCACGTGGCCGAGTTCGAGCTGCTCACGGCCGAGGCGGGGCCGGAACTCGACTGGCTGATGGTGGTGCCGCCGCTGGACCTGAACGCGGAGGCGGAGCGGACCGGCGGCTACCGGACGGCCGTGGGCACGGTGGTCGAGGGGCCGGGGCGCGTCGGGCACGCCGATCTGGCGCTCGCGCTCCTGGACGAGATCGAGCGCCCGCGCCACAGCCGGGTGCAGCTGGCCGTCTCCGTCTGA
- the map gene encoding type I methionyl aminopeptidase yields the protein MVEIKTNKSLAAMRESGRVVARALAAVREKAAPGVALTELDRAAREVLTEAGAGSPFLDYHPEWAPVPFPAVVCLSVNDAIVHGIPDDTRLADGDLVSADCGALLAGWAGDSAVSFTVGRARPEDTRLIDAAEEALEAGIAAAVVGNRIGDIAHAIGQVCRGAGYGIPDGFGGHGIGRTMHEDPGVPNEGRPGRGMKLRHGMVLAIEPMLIGGGTDDHYTARDGWTIRTLDRSRASHAEHTVAITDDGPRVLTAL from the coding sequence ATGGTGGAGATCAAGACGAACAAGTCCCTGGCGGCGATGCGCGAGTCCGGCCGGGTGGTGGCCAGGGCCCTCGCGGCCGTACGGGAGAAGGCGGCGCCCGGCGTCGCGCTGACCGAGCTCGACCGGGCCGCCCGGGAGGTTCTGACGGAGGCGGGCGCCGGTTCGCCCTTCCTCGACTACCACCCGGAGTGGGCGCCGGTGCCGTTCCCCGCGGTCGTGTGCCTCTCCGTGAACGACGCGATCGTGCACGGCATCCCCGACGACACGCGACTGGCGGACGGCGACCTCGTGTCCGCCGACTGCGGAGCACTCCTTGCCGGCTGGGCGGGCGACTCGGCCGTCAGCTTCACGGTCGGCCGGGCCCGGCCGGAGGACACGCGGCTGATCGACGCCGCGGAGGAGGCCCTGGAGGCGGGCATCGCGGCGGCCGTCGTCGGCAACCGCATCGGCGACATCGCGCACGCGATCGGCCAGGTCTGCCGCGGGGCGGGCTACGGCATCCCCGACGGTTTCGGCGGCCACGGCATCGGCCGGACCATGCACGAGGACCCGGGCGTCCCCAACGAGGGACGCCCGGGCCGGGGCATGAAGCTGCGGCACGGGATGGTGCTCGCGATCGAGCCGATGCTCATCGGCGGCGGCACGGACGACCACTACACGGCGCGGGACGGCTGGACCATCCGGACGCTCGACCGGTCACGCGCGTCCCACGCCGAGCACACGGTCGCGATCACGGACGACGGCCCGCGCGTGCTCACGGCCCTGTAG
- a CDS encoding alginate lyase family protein, which produces MHLRQKRFLAAVLAPLLLLGTACGADDTAGGTVDPPRSVAPEKFRHPGVLVGGAQLATVRRRVAAGEEPWASAYKAMGRSEYAALDYTPHPARIVACASNAGTDACVAEREDAIAAYTHALMWSVSGKAAHADKAVEIMDAWSKTVKEHTRDDADLQTAWSGSSWARAAEIVHAGYPAWGGAAVQRFKWMLRKAYLPAVSSKVPDYNGNWELAMTDAAIGMAVFLEDRTVFEEAVGRYRARVPAYFYLSTDGALPKAPPGGTIDTADELATYWFGQRTYADGLGQETCRNFMHIGYSLAATAHIAETAWHQGLDLYGEEAERLGAALEFHARYQLGETAPKWLCGGKVERTMGPDVEVALNHLEGRMGMKLPQTAKLARSQRPSGTDDLFVAWETLTHASNPTPA; this is translated from the coding sequence GTGCACCTTCGTCAGAAGCGCTTCCTCGCCGCCGTCCTGGCCCCACTGCTGCTCCTCGGTACGGCCTGCGGGGCCGACGACACCGCAGGCGGAACCGTCGACCCGCCCCGGTCCGTCGCGCCGGAGAAGTTCCGGCACCCCGGCGTCCTCGTCGGCGGCGCCCAGCTCGCGACGGTGCGCCGCCGGGTCGCCGCGGGGGAGGAGCCCTGGGCCTCCGCCTACAAGGCCATGGGGAGGAGCGAGTACGCCGCGCTCGACTACACCCCCCACCCCGCGAGGATCGTCGCCTGCGCGTCCAACGCCGGGACGGACGCCTGTGTCGCCGAACGCGAGGACGCCATCGCCGCCTACACCCACGCCCTCATGTGGTCGGTGTCCGGCAAGGCCGCGCACGCCGACAAGGCCGTCGAGATCATGGACGCCTGGTCGAAGACGGTGAAGGAACACACCCGCGACGACGCCGACCTGCAGACCGCCTGGTCCGGCTCGTCCTGGGCGCGCGCCGCCGAGATCGTGCACGCCGGATACCCGGCCTGGGGCGGGGCCGCGGTCCAGCGGTTCAAGTGGATGCTACGCAAGGCGTACCTCCCCGCCGTCAGTTCCAAGGTGCCCGACTACAACGGCAATTGGGAGCTGGCGATGACCGACGCGGCCATCGGCATGGCGGTCTTCCTGGAGGACCGCACGGTCTTCGAGGAGGCGGTAGGGCGCTACCGTGCCCGCGTCCCCGCCTACTTCTACCTCTCCACCGACGGCGCCCTGCCCAAGGCCCCGCCCGGCGGCACCATCGACACCGCCGACGAGCTCGCCACGTACTGGTTCGGGCAGCGCACCTACGCCGACGGGCTCGGGCAGGAGACCTGCCGCAACTTCATGCACATCGGGTACTCGCTCGCCGCCACCGCCCACATCGCCGAGACCGCCTGGCACCAGGGCCTCGACCTCTACGGCGAGGAAGCCGAACGGCTGGGTGCCGCCCTGGAGTTCCACGCCCGCTACCAGCTCGGCGAGACCGCCCCGAAGTGGCTCTGCGGCGGGAAGGTCGAACGGACCATGGGCCCCGACGTCGAGGTCGCCCTCAACCACCTCGAAGGCCGGATGGGCATGAAGCTCCCGCAGACCGCGAAGCTCGCCCGGAGCCAGCGGCCGAGCGGCACCGACGACCTCTTCGTCGCCTGGGAGACCCTCACCCACGCCTCGAACCCGACCCCGGCGTGA
- a CDS encoding helix-turn-helix domain-containing protein yields the protein MVRTPLTPEERERGERLGLLLRSARGERSMVEIAAAAGLSAETLRKIETGRAPTPAFFTVAALAGVLDLSMDQLVVLCTPAPAPTPTPTPTPTPTPTPAPV from the coding sequence ATGGTACGCACACCCCTGACCCCCGAAGAGCGCGAGCGCGGCGAGCGCCTGGGCCTCCTCCTGCGCTCGGCGCGCGGCGAGCGGTCCATGGTCGAGATCGCGGCCGCGGCCGGCCTGTCCGCCGAGACCCTCCGCAAGATCGAGACCGGGCGGGCCCCGACGCCCGCCTTCTTCACCGTCGCGGCCCTCGCCGGGGTCCTCGACCTCTCCATGGACCAACTCGTGGTGCTCTGCACTCCTGCCCCAGCCCCGACCCCGACCCCGACCCCGACCCCGACCCCGACCCCGACCCCGGCTCCGGTCTGA
- a CDS encoding cytochrome P450, which translates to MGDTGDLPDVFDPRIYAAGIPHDRYRVLRDHAPVARQAEPEILGWPAGPGFWAVTRHADVVRVLKDSGTYSSALGATQIRDPDPADLPFIRRMMLNQDPPEHGKLRRLVSRAFTPGRIERFAATARERARGLLADAVSGAAGGEVDLVRTVTDDYALLNLTDLLGVPASDRGLLHAWTERVIAYQDPDEPPVLDARGRPVNPRSPAMLAEMFGYAQELAAYKRAHPADDVMTSLATSELADAELEMFFFLLTVAGNDTVRSAAPGGLLALAEHPGEQAGLWSGKVTMETAVDELLRVHPPVLSFRRTATHDTELAGQTIREGDKVVVLHASANHDERVFAAPHRLDLGRSPNPHVSFGDGPHVCLGAHFARLQLRVLYEEVREACGGLTLAEPPRRLVSNFINGIKSLPVRLREPSAPAA; encoded by the coding sequence GTGGGCGACACGGGCGACCTACCCGATGTGTTCGACCCGCGGATCTACGCCGCCGGGATCCCGCACGACCGCTATCGCGTACTGCGCGACCACGCGCCCGTCGCCCGGCAGGCGGAGCCGGAGATCCTGGGCTGGCCCGCCGGGCCCGGATTCTGGGCCGTCACCCGGCACGCCGACGTCGTCCGGGTCCTCAAGGACTCCGGCACGTACTCCTCCGCCCTCGGTGCCACGCAGATCCGGGACCCCGACCCCGCCGACCTGCCGTTCATCCGGCGCATGATGCTCAATCAGGACCCTCCCGAACATGGGAAGTTGCGGCGGCTCGTCAGCCGGGCCTTCACCCCCGGGCGGATCGAGCGGTTCGCCGCCACCGCACGGGAGCGGGCTCGGGGCCTGCTCGCGGACGCGGTCTCGGGCGCGGCCGGCGGCGAGGTGGACCTCGTCCGGACCGTCACCGACGACTACGCCCTCCTCAACCTCACCGACCTGCTCGGCGTGCCCGCGAGCGACCGGGGACTGCTCCACGCCTGGACCGAGCGGGTCATCGCCTATCAGGACCCCGACGAGCCACCCGTCCTCGACGCCCGGGGGCGGCCGGTCAACCCCCGCTCGCCCGCGATGCTCGCCGAGATGTTCGGCTATGCCCAGGAACTCGCCGCGTACAAGCGCGCGCACCCCGCCGACGACGTGATGACCTCCCTGGCCACCTCCGAACTCGCGGACGCCGAACTGGAGATGTTCTTCTTCCTGCTGACCGTCGCCGGGAACGACACCGTCCGCAGCGCCGCCCCCGGCGGACTCCTCGCCCTCGCCGAACACCCCGGAGAGCAGGCCGGGCTGTGGAGCGGAAAGGTCACCATGGAGACGGCCGTCGACGAACTCCTGCGCGTGCACCCGCCCGTGCTCTCCTTCCGGCGCACGGCGACGCACGACACCGAGCTGGCCGGGCAGACGATCCGCGAGGGCGACAAGGTCGTCGTCCTCCATGCCTCCGCCAACCACGACGAGCGCGTCTTCGCCGCACCCCACCGCCTCGACCTCGGCCGGAGCCCGAACCCGCACGTCTCCTTCGGCGACGGCCCGCACGTCTGCCTCGGCGCCCACTTCGCCCGGCTTCAGCTCCGGGTGCTGTACGAGGAGGTGCGCGAGGCCTGCGGCGGGCTGACCCTCGCGGAGCCGCCCCGCCGCCTCGTCTCCAACTTCATCAACGGCATCAAGTCGCTGCCGGTTCGGCTGCGGGAGCCGTCCGCGCCGGCTGCGTGA
- a CDS encoding PPOX class F420-dependent oxidoreductase, which produces MIPEELRRGRYVSLTTFRKNGTGVATPVWYAVEGAELYAWTRTDSWKVKRLRNDPRVEVAVCDVRGNVAEGATRFPGEGRLVEGEELRRIRGLLSRKYTWQYWLTDVPAMIVRLGKRPHTGIVVRFGESAE; this is translated from the coding sequence ATGATTCCCGAGGAACTGCGGCGCGGCCGCTACGTGAGCCTGACCACCTTCCGCAAGAACGGCACGGGGGTGGCGACGCCCGTCTGGTACGCGGTGGAGGGCGCCGAGCTGTACGCGTGGACCCGCACCGACTCCTGGAAGGTCAAGCGGCTGCGGAACGACCCGCGCGTCGAGGTCGCCGTCTGCGACGTGCGCGGCAACGTCGCCGAGGGCGCCACGCGCTTCCCCGGCGAGGGCCGGCTGGTCGAGGGGGAGGAGCTGCGCCGGATCCGGGGGCTGCTCTCGCGCAAGTACACCTGGCAGTACTGGCTGACCGACGTGCCGGCCATGATCGTCCGCCTCGGCAAGCGCCCGCACACCGGAATCGTCGTGCGTTTCGGTGAATCCGCCGAGTGA
- a CDS encoding CocE/NonD family hydrolase, whose product MRTSLALAVSAALVAGTALGLAPAAQAVENGQTGQTGIRFVDIAGEGGTVLKANVVTPAGASARLPLIVLPTSWAMPQIEYLAQAQKLADSGYIVVSYNSRGFWQSGGEIETAGPKDIADASKVIDWALANTPADADHVGMAGVSYGAGISLLAAAHDPRIKAVAALSGWADLIDSIYSGRTQHLQAAALLGGAGFLTGRPGPELQGILGDFLSSNLDKEDEMIAWGRVRSPLTYLDRINANGAAIMMGNAWGDTIFPPNQYASFYEKLTGPKRLEFRPGDHATAEATGILGLPNDTWTNAHRWFDRHLKGVDNGIDREQPVQLKSRSADGYEGYPDWKSVHANQRKFALSDSEHLWANVDSGANGGITLLTNLLDQLLRTPPTVSVPLLNQAFAGVWQSERYATPQRVRGTAEVHTTVTSTKASGTFVAYLYDVGPLGMGKLISNAPYTFHGKTPGKPFAVDLELFSTAYDVPAGHRLALVVDTVDPLYIEHNPTGAQLTFSSPSADPSYVSVPLREK is encoded by the coding sequence GTGCGCACATCCCTGGCACTCGCCGTCTCGGCCGCTCTCGTGGCCGGGACGGCCCTCGGCCTGGCCCCCGCCGCCCAGGCCGTCGAGAACGGCCAGACCGGCCAGACCGGCATCCGGTTCGTCGACATCGCCGGGGAGGGCGGCACCGTCCTCAAGGCGAACGTCGTCACCCCCGCCGGCGCTTCGGCCCGCCTCCCCCTGATCGTGCTGCCCACGAGCTGGGCCATGCCCCAGATCGAGTACCTCGCCCAGGCGCAGAAGCTCGCCGACTCCGGCTACATCGTGGTGAGTTACAACTCCCGCGGCTTCTGGCAGTCCGGCGGCGAGATCGAGACCGCGGGCCCGAAGGACATCGCCGACGCCTCGAAGGTCATCGACTGGGCGCTCGCCAACACTCCGGCCGACGCCGACCACGTGGGCATGGCGGGGGTCTCGTACGGCGCGGGGATCAGCCTGCTCGCCGCCGCGCACGACCCCCGGATCAAGGCCGTCGCCGCGCTCAGCGGCTGGGCCGACCTCATCGACTCGATCTACAGCGGCCGCACCCAGCACCTCCAGGCCGCCGCCCTGCTCGGCGGCGCGGGCTTCCTCACCGGACGCCCCGGCCCCGAACTCCAGGGAATCCTGGGCGACTTCCTCTCGTCGAACCTCGACAAGGAGGACGAGATGATCGCCTGGGGCCGTGTGCGGTCCCCGCTCACCTACCTGGACCGGATCAACGCCAACGGCGCCGCGATCATGATGGGCAACGCCTGGGGCGACACCATCTTCCCGCCGAACCAGTACGCGAGCTTCTACGAGAAGCTCACCGGCCCGAAGCGGCTGGAGTTCCGGCCCGGCGACCACGCCACCGCCGAGGCGACGGGCATCCTCGGGCTCCCCAACGACACCTGGACCAACGCCCACCGCTGGTTCGACCGCCACCTCAAGGGCGTCGACAACGGCATCGACCGCGAGCAGCCCGTCCAGCTCAAGTCCCGCTCCGCCGACGGCTACGAGGGCTACCCGGACTGGAAGTCCGTCCACGCGAACCAGCGGAAGTTCGCCCTCTCCGACTCGGAGCACCTCTGGGCGAACGTCGACTCCGGCGCCAACGGCGGCATCACGCTGCTCACCAATCTGCTGGACCAGCTCCTGCGCACCCCGCCCACCGTCTCCGTCCCGCTGCTCAACCAGGCCTTCGCCGGCGTCTGGCAGTCCGAGCGGTACGCCACCCCGCAGCGGGTGCGCGGCACGGCCGAGGTGCACACCACGGTCACCTCCACGAAGGCGAGCGGCACCTTCGTCGCGTACCTCTACGACGTGGGCCCGCTCGGCATGGGCAAGCTGATCAGCAACGCCCCGTACACCTTCCACGGCAAGACGCCGGGGAAGCCGTTCGCCGTCGATCTGGAGCTGTTCTCCACGGCGTACGACGTGCCGGCCGGACACCGGCTCGCCCTGGTCGTCGACACCGTCGACCCGCTCTACATCGAGCACAACCCGACCGGCGCGCAGCTGACCTTCTCCTCCCCGTCGGCCGACCCGTCGTACGTGTCGGTACCGCTGCGGGAGAAGTGA